The Mangifera indica cultivar Alphonso chromosome 19, CATAS_Mindica_2.1, whole genome shotgun sequence nucleotide sequence agtaaaattattattttgtctgtattattaaaaataaacttaaatttgatttaatttttttccctaaaccctaaaaattaacaatttctctaaacccaagttttaaaaaatagtattttccccccaagagtttttaatttttcaaattcaattttttaacgtcgtttcttcctctccgatgaCCTCCAGGTgacgtctcttcctctctgacgCGGTCTCCTTCCGACGGCTCTCCTCGAAGTGGTCGTCAACGAAGACAAGTATATTTACAATAAGTTTTTACAACATTTTtctaattagatatattttttaagtgatttatattttaggattcaattatttgatgtctgaaactatttttttttcatttttgtttttgtgacTCTTAAagaaattagatataaattataatagtagtttataatttgtttaagctggttttaaatttttaagcttagccaatttagaaatgataaaattatgtaaatatatttttggtaaataaataatgtataattatttatgtatccaaattatgaaaaaaaaaaaatttagagtttgAAAAGTAGGTCTAAAACCCcattgagggtttttttttttaaataaaaaatttcgttGAAAAATCCTATTAAGGTCTATGCAGAAAAAATCGAATTGCCCCCAAAGATAAAGTTAGCTGCAAAATGATTTACTTATGACTTCCCATTTTTGGGGCCATCCATGCCATGGGTACATATCAacttaattagataaaatttcaagtccGTAGGTAACTTAGCTTTCAAAGCAATTCTTCAGTAAAACACGTGATTGAATTTGATAATCCGCGTCAAATAGAAGGGAAGCCGCCAAAAGAGATAAGCGTGGCTAATGTCAGCTCGGTCTCGTCAGCTAGATAAGGTGCCCAAAGGTGGAGGAAGAAGGTCCTCAAAAAAACTATAGGCTAATCGTGGAAGATGAGCGGAAAATGCAAAGACATAAAACTTTGAAGAAATCAGTTTCAAAACTGATTAACATGAAACTGAAATAGAAGGacagttttcaaaactaaatgtACAGGATAATAGTAATCGCTCTAATATCATAgagaattataaattatattataaatttaattagtattattaataaaatatttatagtataatataatttaaaatgaaataataattttataaaataaaaaataatatataataaattaaaattatatcaaataattgaattcaaataggaaggtatattttttttaatttaagagaaACTAGGAATAATATGTTAATTCATGTGATTGTACTTAAAAGTCAAATCAATTTTCCTCAAGTTATTAGGATTGAATTAATCTTAGAAAAACTTTGAACCAATTTATACGCGGTTACGTGTTTCTTTATGAGCCGTTGATGCAAAAACAAATTACACATGTCCATCTCCTTTTAAGGATCTGCCTTCACTTGTGTCGATTTAGATCCTTTTTTTCGAGATTTCCAGACGGGAGTTCGAGTCGATGGGCCACCAAAAGAGACTAAGAATTTTCGTAGGCTTTCTCAAAGACAAAGCATCCTTCATCAAAACAACTTTCTCATCCAAACGCCAAACCTCCTCCATCCGCCGCGCCGTCCTCCGTGCCACCTCGCATGTCACTTCTACTCCTCCTTCGGATAAGCGCATCGCCGCCGTTCTTCACTTTGGCCATGGCTCTCGACCCAGGGCGTCCGCGTGCATTCAAGCTCTCATGGACCGCCTCCATGCCACACGCAACGCTTTTGTTGCCCTAAAGTGTCTCTTCATTATTCATCATATCATTAAAAAGGgttcttttattttgaaagaTCAGCTTTCGATTTATCCTTCTTATGGTGGCCGAAACTCTCTTAATTTGTCAATGTTTCGCGATAAATCGGACCTGGAAAGTTGGGAACTTTCGTCATGGGTAAGGTGGTATGCTTCTGTTTTGGAGATAAATTTAACTGTTTCCAGAGTTCTGGGTTATCACCTCTGTTCTCCAAAAGCAACTAAAAAGATTAATGATGATAAACAAGAGAAGGTTTTGACATTGTTAAGCTCGGATTTGTTAAGAGAGATATATGCTCTAGTAAGCTTCGTTGAAGAGATAACTGACGTACCCAATACGTTGAATCTTCAGAGTAACAATTTGATACATGAGATTGTGGGATTGGTCGGTGGGGATTATAGGTTAATACAACAGGAAATTTTCCTCCGTGTTGGTGAAATCGATGAGAGAATGGTCAGTTTAAGCAGGGAAGAATTGACTCAGTTTCTGAATGCTTTGAAAAGACTTGAGAATTGCGAAGACAGATTGCTACGGTTGTTTGTTAACAGGAATAAGAATCATGGGTTGTGGAATTTGATACGCGAAACTACGACGAAGATCACGGTAGTGGCTGTGAATAAGAATGTGCAGGAGAAGGCGTTAATGAAAATATGGAGACGAGATGACTCAACCGAGTTGAGTCGGATTAGACAACCATTTGTTGGCGCAGTCGTTCCGGTTAATATCGATTCAACTTCAAACAGAGGGTTCGACTCAACTATGATTTCtcgataaaaagaaaaacatgtcTGTAATTGAACTGGGTTCCCTATCATTATGTGCTGTGTGATGACGTAAGTTgattcaggttcaaatattttGTCGTAGATAATTAGTGACTCTCTTGTTTTAAAATacatttgtaaataaataataagattttgtatttttctatttttatattttttcaaataagattatttatgtggatgatgtcTAGTAACTAATTTTTTTGGAATCTAAGGGAGGGGGATGACCTAGTTGAATTGACAATCGATCTAGTTAATCAATgattagattaaataattatttaaaaataatatttaaattaattttatataatttatctttaaatatataatatgaattattttaacatcaaaataaatttagattaataatacatatacgtaaaattgat carries:
- the LOC123203613 gene encoding putative clathrin assembly protein At4g40080; translation: MGHQKRLRIFVGFLKDKASFIKTTFSSKRQTSSIRRAVLRATSHVTSTPPSDKRIAAVLHFGHGSRPRASACIQALMDRLHATRNAFVALKCLFIIHHIIKKGSFILKDQLSIYPSYGGRNSLNLSMFRDKSDLESWELSSWVRWYASVLEINLTVSRVLGYHLCSPKATKKINDDKQEKVLTLLSSDLLREIYALVSFVEEITDVPNTLNLQSNNLIHEIVGLVGGDYRLIQQEIFLRVGEIDERMVSLSREELTQFLNALKRLENCEDRLLRLFVNRNKNHGLWNLIRETTTKITVVAVNKNVQEKALMKIWRRDDSTELSRIRQPFVGAVVPVNIDSTSNRGFDSTMISR